Proteins from a genomic interval of Terriglobales bacterium:
- a CDS encoding response regulator transcription factor: protein MRQTLFVMEDDADIARLVRHHLEAAGFGVRTFSSAHHVLAEAERERPALMLLDIMVPGGDGLELCRRIRKSTHLAGTPVIFLTAKTGETDRVVGLELGADDYVTKPFSPRELVARVKAVLRRFEQPLPTSMVKVGEIEVDGGAMTLRVRGKLVPTTATEFRLLDHLARHAGRVFTRDQLLDAVWRDTHYVTPRSVDVYVRRVREKIEPDPEQPRYLRTVRGAGYRFEVPK from the coding sequence GTGAGACAGACTCTGTTCGTGATGGAGGACGACGCCGACATCGCCCGCCTGGTGCGCCACCACCTGGAAGCGGCGGGCTTCGGGGTGCGGACCTTCAGCTCCGCCCACCACGTGTTGGCGGAAGCGGAGCGCGAGCGCCCGGCGCTGATGCTGCTCGACATCATGGTGCCGGGAGGCGACGGCTTGGAACTCTGCCGCCGCATCCGCAAGTCCACGCACCTGGCGGGCACGCCCGTCATCTTTCTGACCGCCAAGACCGGCGAGACCGACCGGGTGGTGGGGCTGGAGCTGGGCGCCGACGACTACGTCACCAAGCCCTTCAGCCCGCGCGAGCTGGTGGCCCGGGTCAAGGCGGTGCTGCGGCGCTTCGAACAGCCGCTGCCCACCTCCATGGTCAAGGTCGGCGAGATCGAGGTGGACGGAGGCGCCATGACCCTGAGGGTGCGGGGCAAGCTGGTACCCACCACCGCCACCGAGTTCCGCCTGCTCGATCATCTGGCGCGGCACGCGGGCCGCGTCTTCACCCGCGACCAGTTGCTGGACGCGGTGTGGCGCGACACTCACTATGTGACCCCGCGCTCGGTGGACGTGTACGTTCGCCGGGTGCGTGAGAAGATCGAGCCCGACCCGGAGCAGCCCCGCTATCTGCGCACCGTGCGCGGCGCCGGGTATCGCTTCGAGGTCCCCAAGTGA
- a CDS encoding cytochrome C oxidase subunit IV family protein gives MAAEHIVPKRTYFAIWAALLILTGLTAYASTLNLHVVSGVHDISLNAAAALLIASLKASLVVLFFMHLKYSPRLTAVVVFAAVFWLAILLTLSMADYLTRGLSTLAR, from the coding sequence ATGGCGGCTGAGCACATCGTTCCCAAGCGCACTTACTTCGCCATCTGGGCGGCGCTGCTGATCCTGACCGGGCTCACGGCCTACGCCTCTACCCTCAACCTGCACGTGGTTTCGGGAGTGCACGACATCAGCCTGAATGCGGCGGCGGCGCTGCTGATCGCCTCGCTCAAGGCCAGCCTGGTGGTGCTGTTCTTCATGCACCTGAAATACAGCCCGCGTCTGACGGCCGTGGTGGTCTTTGCCGCCGTCTTCTGGCTGGCCATCCTGCTGACGCTGAGCATGGCGGACTACCTCACTCGCGGCCTGTCGACGCTGGCGCGCTAG